TGACCGTCTGGCGCTGGCCGCGCGCGGGCGAAGCGGGCATCTTCGCGATCATCGCCCTGCCCGCCTTCCAGCTGGTATTCATCGCCGTGTCATGGCTCTTCGCTGGCTGGCTTGCCACCCGGCGCTGGCCGATCGCCCGGGGAGCGCTGGCCCAGGCGGACGACCCGGCCGCCGTCCTGGCGCACAACCGCGCGTACCGCCGGCAGGATCTGCGGGGATTCGTTTTCGCCCGGGCCGGCATCGTCCTGCTGATGGCCGTCTGGCAGGGGCAATGGCTGCACAGATGGCGCGGCGAGTCGTTCCCCCCCTGGCTGGTCGTGGCGGACGACGCGGCGCTGATCCTCCTGCTCGTGATCTTCGTGGCGGTTATGATGACGCTGCCGGGGATCCGGAAACGGGTGTGACGAGCCACGACGATGCGGACGGCCGGCCCGCTAGCGGCGCTCGGCGCGTCCCGAGCCGGTCGTCGTGACCTCGACATCCGGATCGCCGCCATAGCGTACGCCGCCGCTGCCGGAGATGCGGCACTCGAGGACGTCCTCGACGTGCACGGAGACGCCGCCGCTGCCGGAGGCGTGTACCGACGCCCGGCGCGCCCTGAACCCCGCGGCCTTGCAATCCCCCGAGCCGGACAGGCGCGCCTCGAACCGCTCCGCGCCGCCCTCGTCGATCTCCACGTCGCCGCTGCCGGACTGCCGCACGGTGAGCTCGTCCGCCCTGAGCTCGCCGATCGTCGCGTCGCCGGAGCCGGTGAGCCGCAGCGAACACGCGCCGGATGCGAGGCCCTGCAGGGCCAGGTCCCCGGAGCCGGTGAGCTCGATGTCCATCCGCTCGGAGCGGAGGCGCGGCGCGGTGATGTCGCCGCTGCCCGTATTGCGGATCGCGTCGAGCGAACGGACGGTCAGGGCGAAGCGGATCGGCCTGGTCGGCCGCAGGCTCGTGCCCCGCGAGGCGCGCAAGGTCAGTTTCCCGTCCTCGACCTCGCTCACGATCAGCTCGATCAAGTTGCTCTCGGCCTCGACGATCAGCTCCTCCCGGTCGCCCAGCGCGATGACCAGGTCGCCCCGGCACTCGAGAGCGACGGCGTCGATGCGGTCCAGCGCGCGCGTCTCGGTCGCGACGTCGCCGTTGCCGCGCACGCCGCCGTTGACCTCCAGGCGGCAGCCGGCGCACGGGATCAGGCTCGTCAGCACCATAAAAGTGACGACATGTCTCTTGGCCATGGTCCCCTCCCTGAATGGTCCGGTCTCACGGATGACTGAAAGATGACGCACGCGGCGCTCGGAGGGTTGCATGTCGCATGGATACGGGACAGGCTCCCGGCCTTGAACTGGACCCTGCGACTCGGGCACAGGGCAGACGAGGGTCCGGTCCGGACCGGGAGCCGTATGACGCGATCCCGCGCGAGATCGGCGCTCGCGCTCGCAGAGACTCCGCGACCCGTGACTGGTGTGTCTGCTGGATGGGATTCGGGCGGGCCGACGTCGTCGGGCGGGTTGCAGGCAGGTTGCGTGGTACCCCCCGCCGACGAGCGGAATCACCGTATCAGCTTCGACATCGAGCGTCAACATGATTCGCCGCAGCCGCTTGTGCGGCGGCGGGCAACTGCCGGCCGCCACGCCGGTTAGGAAGATCAGTCGACGTACTTGACGCTGCAGCCGTAGGGCCTGGTCTCCGCCACAGGCGCCTCTTCCCCCGCCGCCAGGGCCTGCAGCGCGGCCGCCACGTGATTCGTCCCGCCGAGCTTGGCGGGAGAGCGGTCATCGTCGATGGCGCCCGTGTAGACGACGGTGCCGGCGCCGTCGATCACGAACATGTGGGGCGTGGTCTTGGCGCCGTAGAGACGTCCCACCTCGCCCGCGGGATCCATCAGGATCGGGTAGGGCATGCCGTATTCGATGCGCGCCTCGCGGTTGCGTTCGAGACCGGCCCCCTGCTTGCCGGGCGCGCTCGAGCAGACGCAGAGCCAGACCACGTTCGAGTCGGCCGCGGCGAAGGTCTCGTTCATGGTCTTGTGGGCCAGGTGATGCTTCCTGATGAAGGGGCAGTCGGCGTTGAACCACTCCAGCACGACCGTCCGGCCCAGCTCGAGGTAGGTCGCAAGGGCGTGCGCAACGCCCTCGGTGTCGGTGAGGGTGAAGTCGGGGGCCTGCTCGCCCGGGGTGACGGCGGCCGGGGCGGCGGACGCGCCGACGGAAACTGACAACACCATGATCAACAACGCGTTACGCATCATCATCCTCCGGGAGTGCGGCGGCGACGGCCGTCGCCGGCATGTCGATAGGGAAGGTTACCGCATGTTCGCCGAACGTCCCGCGCACCAGGCCGCGCGCCGGGCCGGCCGTCCCGTCCTCGATCTCGAAGCGCAGCACGAGCTCGTCGCCCTCGCGCGCCGTATCGTCCAGGGGGGCCGCCAGCCGGCCGCAGTCGGCGGCGGGCAGGAACTCCAGCCGCTCGACCCGGGGCAGGGACACGATGAGCGTCGCGCCCTGCCAGTCGGCGGTGCAATGGCCGGCGGGCATCGTCCGGGGCAGCCGCGACCGCGCCGTCGCGAAGACGCGCCGCGCGTCGGGCGGTTCGGCGGCATCCGCCGCGGTGAGCGTGGTGTCGCCCACGACGCAGGCCTCCCGGCAGGCGAGCCACGCGATCCGCGCGCCGAATCCGGCGTCATCGTCGCCGGCCGGGTACAGGTCCTGCAGCAGGATCAGCTCGCCGAAGTAGACGTGATCCAGGATCCCGCCCGGCGAGACCAGCCGTTGCGGGGCGGGCCACCGCAGCGTTCCCGCCGACCAGCCGTCGGGCAGGTCCAGCTCGATCGACGGCGGCGCGCCGCTGTCGTTCAGGCCGTCCCAGTAGAGGTGCCAGCCGTCGGCGATGCGGAAGCGCCAGGCCACCGTCAGCGTGCGTTCGACGGAAGTATCCGCGGGCTCGCGCAGCAGCGAGACCACCACGGGTCGGTCGTCCGAGGGGACCGGTTCGCCCTGCTCGCAGCCGGCGGAGGCGAGGAACAGGACCAGAATACTTGCCAGGACGAGTGTTCGCATGATGGACAGGCTACTCCACGCCGGGGAATCACGCCAGGCGATCGACGACCAGCATCACTATCACGAGCAGGGCGAAGACGTTGATCTCCATTAACCGCAGCTTGCGGGCGCGCAGAGCAATGGCCCTGGACAGGACCAGCGCGCGTAGGAACCAGTGAATACGACTTGCCGGAATATTCTAGAGTATTATTGTCTGATAATCTCTCTTGCCAATTGAAGTTGGAAAACTATTTCACAATCTCCGCAACCGGCTGTCATTCGAGCGGTTTCCAGGGTATATATCGAATACGAAGGCGACGGGCGGCGGCGGTGACCCACGCGGACGCGCGCGCCACCCTTCCGGCGACACGAATCCTACGAAACGCTACGATACGAGACAGGACCGCAGATCAGGAGTTACCCATGACGAATGACGCCACGCGCTGGCTGGACATCACCGAGCCCGGCTGGACACGGGTGGAACTGCCCTTCCCGTCCACCTCGTCCAGATTCGTGACCGGCGATACGACTGGACGTCGCCTCAGCGTGCGTTTCTACCGCCGCGACGCCGACGGCGCCCTCATGCTGAAGGCCCGCTGCGGTCCGGATGCCCAGGGTCCGCCCGGTCACGCCCACGGCGGCAGCATGGCGGCCCTGCTCGACGAGGCCATGGGGGCGGCCGCCTGGCTCTCCGGACATCCCGTCCTCGCCGCCGAGCTGAACGTCACCTTCAAGCGCATGTTGCCCCTGGAGACGGCGTGCGTGGTGGAGGCCGAGGTGGTCGAAGTCGACGACCGCAAGATCCACGCGAGTTCCGTGCTGCGCGATCCCGCGGGCGGGATCGTCTACTGCACGGGACGGGCGCTGCTGATCGAGCTCGACGAGCGCCAGCTGGCGGATCTCGCGACGCTGACCATGGAGATGCTGGACCGGGAGCGGCGCGAAGCCGGCGAACCGGATCAGGGCAAGGGTTCGTAGCAGACGATCTCCATGGGCGCGGCCTCCCCCTCCTCGCCGAGGGGGATGTTGCCCAGGTCGGAACGGGCCGCCTCCGCCTCGGCGTAGCCCTTGATCAGCAGGATGCGTCCGTCGTCCAGGAAGACCAACCCGTCCCGCTCGGGATCTCCCTCGCAGGCCAGCGCCACGCTCTCCAGGAAGTCCCCCCGCGGTCCGAAGACGTCGTAGCGCTGCATGACGCCGGGGGCGCGATCCTCGGTGCTGCGGCTGTGCAGCACACCCACAGGCGTCCGGCGGCGTCGACGGACAGGCCGGCGATGACCGCGGGGCCGGGCTCGATCTCGCGCCCCACCGGAAAGGGGATGTTGCGCGCGGAGGCGTCGAAGAGGGCGTTGATGCGGCGCAGCTCGTCCGCGGTGCGCGGACGGTTGGCGAACGCGCGTTCCACGACCCGCTCGAGTTCGCCGCCGGGAGCGTGGACCTCCACGGCGTAGCGGTCCCAGGCGGCGGTCACGTAGACGCGTCCGTCGGGCCCCAGCGCGCTGGCGAGCTGGCACCCCGGATTCATCTCGCGCTCCACGAAGACCAGGTCGCCGAAGTCGAGGGTCATGGTCGCCTCGCTGTAGGTGCGCACGATCTTGCCGTGCTGGTCGAGGCCCGCCAGGTACATGTGGCGGTGCTGTCCCCCCTCGACCGGGCCGAGGCGCTGTCCGGTCACCACGAAGTTGCCGCCCCGGTGGCTGCAGTTCGACGCCGAGGTGAAGCCTCCCTCGACCGGATCGGCGCCGCCGATGGTCAGGGTGGGACGGGGCTCGCCGTCCAGGGTCAGGCGCACGAGCTCGGCGGGAAAGAGTTCCAGCAGGCCCACGGTGTCGTCCGGCAGGATCACCACGTCGCGCGGCTGCTGCGATTCTCCCGGTCCCTCGCCGGGGCCGCCGATGGTGCGCAGCAGCTCGCCCGTAGGCGAGATCACGTGCACATGGCAGAGCTGGGTGTCGAGCAGGTAGACGTTGCCGTCGCGGTCCGCGTCGGCCTCGGTGATGGTGCCGAGGAGCGTCTCGCAGTCGGCGCCGCCGAAGCGCCAGGTCTCGCGGAGCTCGACGGTACGCGGAGGCTCGGCGG
This bacterium DNA region includes the following protein-coding sequences:
- a CDS encoding PaaI family thioesterase encodes the protein MTNDATRWLDITEPGWTRVELPFPSTSSRFVTGDTTGRRLSVRFYRRDADGALMLKARCGPDAQGPPGHAHGGSMAALLDEAMGAAAWLSGHPVLAAELNVTFKRMLPLETACVVEAEVVEVDDRKIHASSVLRDPAGGIVYCTGRALLIELDERQLADLATLTMEMLDRERREAGEPDQGKGS
- a CDS encoding DUF2807 domain-containing protein; the protein is MAKRHVVTFMVLTSLIPCAGCRLEVNGGVRGNGDVATETRALDRIDAVALECRGDLVIALGDREELIVEAESNLIELIVSEVEDGKLTLRASRGTSLRPTRPIRFALTVRSLDAIRNTGSGDITAPRLRSERMDIELTGSGDLALQGLASGACSLRLTGSGDATIGELRADELTVRQSGSGDVEIDEGGAERFEARLSGSGDCKAAGFRARRASVHASGSGGVSVHVEDVLECRISGSGGVRYGGDPDVEVTTTGSGRAERR
- a CDS encoding redoxin domain-containing protein, encoding MMMRNALLIMVLSVSVGASAAPAAVTPGEQAPDFTLTDTEGVAHALATYLELGRTVVLEWFNADCPFIRKHHLAHKTMNETFAAADSNVVWLCVCSSAPGKQGAGLERNREARIEYGMPYPILMDPAGEVGRLYGAKTTPHMFVIDGAGTVVYTGAIDDDRSPAKLGGTNHVAAALQALAAGEEAPVAETRPYGCSVKYVD